One part of the Dioscorea cayenensis subsp. rotundata cultivar TDr96_F1 chromosome 2, TDr96_F1_v2_PseudoChromosome.rev07_lg8_w22 25.fasta, whole genome shotgun sequence genome encodes these proteins:
- the LOC120271187 gene encoding disease resistance protein RPS2-like isoform X2, with the protein MEKVILPGNANYLGIDGCNFIQLSDIFHWDDLRHLKVCRIQSCDEMEWIGKDGEIVLPSLQKLCLYELHSFKGLCKENVHEETLKNLRKLCIVKCQKLKYLIPIDFLENNLKNLEEISIEDCYEMENIISGDASAAITILPNLKKLKLWNLPKLTSICPGKLACDSLREIQIIDCPKVTKLAFSINNVSPDGLRIIGSEEWWETSEWEDPQLKELLQPCFESDELYIFSDMFREHVSWSDLLKEKMVNINSL; encoded by the exons ATGGAGAAAGTTATATTGCCTGGTAATGCAAACTATTTGGGAATTGATGGTTGTAATTTCATCCAACTGTCAGATATTTTTCACTGGGATGATTTAAGACATTTGAAAGTGTGTCGAATCCAAAGCTGTGATGAAATGGAGTGGATTGGGAAGGATGGAGAAATTGTTCTTCCTAGCTTACAAAAGCTTTGTTTATACGAACTTCACAGTTTTAAGGGTTTGTGTAAAGAAAACGTCCATGAGGAAACCCTCAAAAACTTGAGAAAGTTGTGCATTGTTAAATGTCAAAAGTTAAAATATCTGATACCAATTGATTTTCTAGAGAACAACCTTAAAAATCTCGAAGAAATATCAATAGAGGATTGCTATGAGATGGAGAATATAATTTCAGGGGATGCTAGTGCAGCTATCACTATCCTTCCAAATTTAAAGAAATTGAAGTTATGGAACTTGCCAAAGTTAACAAGCATTTGCCCAGGAAAATTGGCTTGTGATTCACTTCGTGAAATCCAAATAATAGATTGTCCTAAGGTGACGAAGCTGGCATTCTCGATAAACAATGTATCGCCTGACGGCTTAAGGATCATAGGGAGCGAAGAATGGTGGGAAACATCAGAATGGGAAGATCCACAGTTGAAAGAActtcttcaaccttgctttgaGAGTGATGAGCTGTACATATTTAGTGACATGTTCAG GGAGCACGTCAGTTGGTCAGATTTGTTGAAGGAAAAAATGGTCAAC ATTAATTCTCTTTAA
- the LOC120271187 gene encoding disease resistance protein RPS2-like isoform X1, giving the protein MEKVILPGNANYLGIDGCNFIQLSDIFHWDDLRHLKVCRIQSCDEMEWIGKDGEIVLPSLQKLCLYELHSFKGLCKENVHEETLKNLRKLCIVKCQKLKYLIPIDFLENNLKNLEEISIEDCYEMENIISGDASAAITILPNLKKLKLWNLPKLTSICPGKLACDSLREIQIIDCPKVTKLAFSINNVSPDGLRIIGSEEWWETSEWEDPQLKELLQPCFESDELYIFSDMFREHVSWSDLLKEKMVNIGKLEYQA; this is encoded by the exons ATGGAGAAAGTTATATTGCCTGGTAATGCAAACTATTTGGGAATTGATGGTTGTAATTTCATCCAACTGTCAGATATTTTTCACTGGGATGATTTAAGACATTTGAAAGTGTGTCGAATCCAAAGCTGTGATGAAATGGAGTGGATTGGGAAGGATGGAGAAATTGTTCTTCCTAGCTTACAAAAGCTTTGTTTATACGAACTTCACAGTTTTAAGGGTTTGTGTAAAGAAAACGTCCATGAGGAAACCCTCAAAAACTTGAGAAAGTTGTGCATTGTTAAATGTCAAAAGTTAAAATATCTGATACCAATTGATTTTCTAGAGAACAACCTTAAAAATCTCGAAGAAATATCAATAGAGGATTGCTATGAGATGGAGAATATAATTTCAGGGGATGCTAGTGCAGCTATCACTATCCTTCCAAATTTAAAGAAATTGAAGTTATGGAACTTGCCAAAGTTAACAAGCATTTGCCCAGGAAAATTGGCTTGTGATTCACTTCGTGAAATCCAAATAATAGATTGTCCTAAGGTGACGAAGCTGGCATTCTCGATAAACAATGTATCGCCTGACGGCTTAAGGATCATAGGGAGCGAAGAATGGTGGGAAACATCAGAATGGGAAGATCCACAGTTGAAAGAActtcttcaaccttgctttgaGAGTGATGAGCTGTACATATTTAGTGACATGTTCAG GGAGCACGTCAGTTGGTCAGATTTGTTGAAGGAAAAAATGGTCAAC aTTGGAAAGCTTGAGTATCAAGCTTGA